Proteins co-encoded in one Desulfovibrio sp. Huiquan2017 genomic window:
- a CDS encoding type III pantothenate kinase has translation MGKTLLFDAGNTNTKLCLADDQGLNESYTLPTRPANTDDDWGLKIESILLREGVDPTDIEACVISSVVPPLDPLIRSMAARFLECDCLFAGRDLPLDIDNEYVHPEQVGADVLVGCYSARMTYDEKNIIVVDFGTATTCACIQGNAFKGGLICPGLLSSASVLASGTAKLPKVDLTVKSSTLHWGQSTAECLNQGFVFGFASMIDGLVEKLSAQIEDPFVVATGGLAPTIAQLSGTIRELRPDLVMEGLWMAYYNR, from the coding sequence ATGGGTAAGACGCTGCTGTTCGACGCGGGCAACACCAACACCAAACTCTGCCTGGCCGACGACCAGGGACTCAACGAGAGTTACACCCTTCCCACCCGCCCGGCCAACACCGACGACGACTGGGGCCTCAAGATCGAATCCATCCTTCTGCGCGAAGGCGTGGACCCCACGGACATCGAGGCATGCGTCATCTCCTCCGTGGTCCCCCCGCTGGACCCGCTCATCCGCAGCATGGCCGCCCGGTTCCTGGAATGTGACTGCCTGTTCGCGGGCCGCGACCTCCCCCTGGACATAGACAACGAATACGTCCATCCCGAACAGGTGGGCGCGGACGTGCTTGTGGGCTGCTATTCCGCGCGCATGACCTACGACGAGAAAAACATCATCGTCGTGGATTTCGGCACGGCCACCACCTGCGCCTGCATCCAGGGCAACGCCTTCAAGGGCGGCCTCATCTGCCCGGGGCTGCTTTCCTCGGCTTCGGTTCTGGCTTCGGGCACCGCCAAGCTCCCCAAGGTCGATCTCACGGTCAAAAGCAGCACCCTTCACTGGGGACAAAGTACGGCGGAGTGCCTTAATCAAGGGTTTGTTTTCGGCTTCGCGTCCATGATCGACGGCCTGGTCGAAAAACTCTCCGCACAGATCGAGGACCCCTTCGTGGTCGCCACCGGCGGCCTCGCCCCGACCATCGCCCAGCTCTCCGGGACCATCAGGGAATTGCGCCCGGACCTCGTCATGGAAGGGCTGTGGATGGCCTATTACAACAGATAG
- the rfaE2 gene encoding D-glycero-beta-D-manno-heptose 1-phosphate adenylyltransferase has protein sequence MALPDNPKLMSIRTFLKRKADFAPGHRLVFTNGCFDVLHPGHVDLLQRARALGDALILGLNSDESVKMLGKGDDRPLNTAEERAFVLAGLACVDFIVIFHESTPLELIKACRPQILVKGGDWPVDQIVGNDVVAKAGGRVLSLPLLEGYSTTAFLEKVRS, from the coding sequence ATGGCCCTGCCCGACAATCCCAAGTTGATGTCCATCCGCACCTTCCTCAAACGGAAGGCGGACTTCGCGCCCGGACACCGGCTCGTCTTCACCAACGGCTGCTTCGACGTCCTCCACCCCGGGCATGTGGATCTGCTGCAACGCGCCCGTGCCCTGGGCGACGCGCTCATCCTCGGGCTGAACTCCGACGAGTCGGTCAAGATGCTCGGCAAAGGCGACGACCGGCCCCTCAACACCGCCGAGGAGCGCGCCTTCGTCCTCGCGGGACTCGCCTGCGTGGATTTCATCGTCATCTTTCACGAATCCACCCCGCTTGAACTCATCAAGGCCTGCCGCCCGCAAATCCTCGTCAAAGGAGGCGACTGGCCCGTGGACCAGATCGTCGGCAACGACGTCGTCGCCAAGGCGGGCGGACGGGTCCTCAGCCTGCCCCTGCTCGAAGGCTATTCCACCACGGCCTTCCTGGAAAAAGTACGGAGCTAG
- a CDS encoding YkgJ family cysteine cluster protein — protein MQEDETKEFLDSLPELEAGKTYCFKCYPGIECFNACCSDLDMVLTPYDILRMRAALGMSSLDFLRVHTQSFHTPDTNFPVFKFKMLDDARRSCAFVSHEGCRIYADRPGACRMYPLGRATRPDGKGGVLEQFFIVKEDHCKGFLEKDEWTGEAWKEDQGFKDYTAFNDRYMNILSRTRQLGRPISDKLSQMAILAFYKIDEFQEFIQKMRLFERVEVDEKRQQAILTNENVALSFAMDWFELVLFQDTAKLKPKNVPLRRKGVRPEGM, from the coding sequence ATGCAAGAAGACGAGACCAAGGAATTTCTGGATTCGCTTCCGGAACTGGAAGCGGGCAAGACATACTGTTTCAAATGCTACCCCGGCATCGAGTGCTTCAACGCCTGCTGCTCGGACCTGGACATGGTTCTGACCCCCTACGACATCCTGCGCATGCGCGCCGCCCTGGGCATGTCCTCTCTCGACTTTCTGCGCGTTCACACCCAGAGCTTCCACACGCCGGACACCAACTTCCCGGTGTTCAAGTTCAAGATGCTCGACGACGCCCGGCGTTCCTGCGCCTTCGTCTCCCACGAGGGATGCCGTATCTACGCCGACCGGCCCGGCGCGTGCCGCATGTATCCGCTCGGCCGAGCCACCCGCCCCGACGGCAAGGGTGGCGTGCTCGAACAGTTTTTCATCGTCAAGGAAGACCACTGCAAAGGCTTTCTCGAAAAGGACGAATGGACCGGCGAGGCCTGGAAGGAAGATCAGGGCTTCAAGGACTACACCGCCTTCAACGACCGATACATGAACATCCTCTCGCGCACCCGCCAGCTCGGCCGGCCCATCTCCGACAAGCTCAGCCAGATGGCCATTCTCGCCTTCTACAAGATCGACGAGTTTCAGGAGTTCATCCAGAAGATGCGGCTCTTCGAACGCGTCGAGGTGGACGAAAAACGGCAGCAAGCCATCCTGACCAACGAAAACGTGGCCCTGTCCTTCGCCATGGACTGGTTCGAACTCGTGCTCTTCCAGGACACCGCCAAACTCAAACCCAAAAACGTGCCCCTGCGCCGCAAAGGCGTCCGGCCCGAAGGAATGTAA